The following proteins are encoded in a genomic region of Gadus macrocephalus chromosome 19, ASM3116895v1:
- the cplx4a gene encoding complexin-4a — protein MAFLIKSMIGNPLSGIGLGGGGDKEEEAAPTDPAKAAGMTREEYEEYQKQVVEEKMERDADFLHKKAERATLRVCLRDKYRLPKSEQDDNMIEMAGDDVDVPEELLKMVDEDATEEEVKDSFLGQMQNLQNMDMDQLKEKASTTVTELKTKAEEKCSVM, from the exons ATGGCGTTCCTGATCAAGAGCATGATCGGCAACCCGTTGTCGGGGATCGGGCTGGGCGGCGGaggggacaaggaggaggaggccgcgcCCACCGACCCGGCCAAGGCGGCGGGCATGACCCGCGAGGAGTATGAGGAGTACCAGAaacaggtggtggaggagaa gatggagagagatgcagaCTTCCTGCATAAGAAGGCAGAGAGAGCCACACTGAGGGTTTGTCTACGAGATAAATACAGACTTCCAAAG AGCGAGCAGGACGACAACATGATCGAGATGGCGGGCGACGACGTGGACGTGCCCGAGGAGCTGCTCAAGATGGTGGACGAGGACGCCACggaagaggaggtgaaggactCCTTCCTGGGCCAGATGCAGAACCTCCAGAACATGGACATGGACCAGCTGAAGGAGAAGGCCTCCACCACCGTCACCGAGCTCAAGACCAAGGCGGAGGAGAAGTGCTCTGTGATGTGA